One Rhododendron vialii isolate Sample 1 chromosome 2a, ASM3025357v1 genomic region harbors:
- the LOC131314828 gene encoding protein SPIRAL1-like 5, producing MSRGGSFGGGQSSLGYLFGSDEQKTPPPPSPSAVCIPPYGIETPPEKQPEKPSPPGKQSTDDVSDSNNYPRAQGQNSGNFITGRPSTKVKSVPGGDSSLGYLFGDQK from the exons ATGAGTAGAGGTGGAAGCTTTGGTGGTGGGCAAAGTTCTTTGGGGTATCTCTTTGGGTCTGATGAGCAGAAAACCCCACCTCCACCCTCACCTTCAGCAGTCTGCATACCTCCGTATGGGATCGAAACCCCACCGGAAAAGCAGCCGGAAAAGCCTTCTCCTCCCGGAAAGCAAAGCACCGACGACGTGTCCGACTCCAACAACTATCCCAGAGCACAAGGGCAGAATTCTGGAAACTTCATAACT ggtCGTCCATCGACAAAAGTGAAGTCTGTTCCTGGTGGAGATTCTTCTCTTGGGTACTTGTTTGGAGATCAAAAGTGA